The Pyrococcus horikoshii OT3 genome includes a window with the following:
- a CDS encoding NTP transferase domain-containing protein → MIVIMAGGRSSRMGAEKPILKVNGKPMILRVYEESTKVGETLVAISKNTPKTRELCIKEGIPLIETPGEGYVEDVRYLLKELGSFVSVSADLPFVKACDIAEVKKAFDGKTSLTGVLPLSKVPTDLRPVVYKGYVIVGLNGVGFEGEKFYELSNPLLALNVNTPEELKLANRIAKLIG, encoded by the coding sequence ATGATAGTAATAATGGCCGGGGGAAGGTCAAGTAGGATGGGAGCCGAAAAGCCCATCCTCAAGGTGAACGGAAAACCGATGATCCTTAGGGTTTATGAAGAATCAACAAAAGTCGGGGAAACTTTAGTGGCCATCTCAAAGAATACACCAAAGACTAGGGAACTTTGCATAAAGGAAGGAATTCCACTCATTGAAACTCCTGGGGAGGGATACGTTGAAGATGTAAGGTACCTACTCAAAGAGCTTGGTTCCTTCGTAAGCGTTTCCGCCGATCTTCCCTTCGTGAAAGCATGCGACATAGCTGAAGTTAAGAAGGCCTTCGATGGAAAGACTAGCTTAACTGGAGTCCTACCTTTGAGCAAAGTACCCACGGATTTAAGGCCAGTAGTATATAAGGGCTACGTTATCGTGGGGCTTAATGGAGTGGGTTTTGAAGGAGAAAAATTCTATGAGTTAAGTAACCCTCTTCTAGCTCTAAACGTAAATACACCTGAGGAGCTCAAGCTCGCCAATAGGATAGCTAAACTTATAGGTTGA
- the cobS gene encoding adenosylcobinamide-GDP ribazoletransferase has product MKNILPFLTRIPIKGDFEKARRELWAFPLVSVFTSPLPALILYLKVPLASILALLSLYFTIGLLHLDGLADWADGIMVKGDREKKIKAMKDINVGVAGIFAVVTVLMLQIYSLQLVPFYAIFLAELNSKFAMLLAMATKKPLGKGLGAYFMEALDRNQLLYGTLIYLLLYIPVIIAEPRNLVSFLGLFIGLYAVKISLDNFGGLNGDCIGAVAEITRVGTLVVITLGWRI; this is encoded by the coding sequence GTGAAGAATATCCTCCCGTTCCTCACCAGAATACCCATAAAAGGTGACTTTGAGAAGGCTAGAAGAGAGCTTTGGGCCTTTCCCCTAGTTTCAGTATTTACATCTCCTTTGCCAGCATTGATACTTTACCTCAAGGTACCTTTGGCTAGTATCTTAGCCTTACTATCCCTTTACTTTACCATAGGCCTCCTCCACCTCGATGGCCTTGCTGACTGGGCGGATGGAATTATGGTAAAAGGAGATAGAGAGAAGAAAATTAAAGCCATGAAAGATATCAACGTGGGGGTAGCTGGGATTTTTGCCGTTGTTACCGTTTTAATGCTTCAAATTTATTCCCTCCAGCTCGTTCCGTTTTACGCTATCTTCCTGGCCGAACTTAACTCTAAGTTCGCAATGCTACTGGCGATGGCTACCAAGAAACCACTCGGAAAAGGGCTTGGAGCGTACTTCATGGAAGCCCTAGATAGGAACCAACTCCTCTATGGAACGCTGATTTACTTATTATTGTACATTCCCGTAATTATCGCTGAACCTAGAAACCTCGTAAGCTTTCTAGGTTTATTTATAGGACTTTATGCTGTAAAAATATCATTAGATAATTTTGGCGGATTAAATGGGGACTGTATAGGAGCTGTTGCAGAGATAACGAGGGTTGGAACCCTAGTTGTCATCACCCTAGGGTGGAGAATATGA
- the cobZ gene encoding alpha-ribazole phosphatase CobZ — protein MEFELLKKLEAKGITLEKMLDAALELYIGGEKGRVREKLREIMLHYLEDVNVQALLTSAILLEENFKVEGDPVNLIADELIGIDIAEYIGGKLGLFNFFYYDTKKPGILSELPPFLDDAIGGFIAGCMSRLFQDESLYSSKKEDPGD, from the coding sequence ATGGAATTTGAACTCCTAAAAAAACTTGAGGCTAAGGGGATAACCCTGGAAAAAATGCTAGATGCAGCTTTAGAGCTTTACATTGGAGGGGAGAAGGGGAGGGTTAGAGAAAAGCTCAGGGAGATTATGCTCCACTATCTTGAAGACGTTAATGTCCAAGCCCTCTTAACATCTGCAATACTACTCGAGGAGAACTTTAAGGTTGAAGGAGACCCCGTGAATCTCATCGCGGATGAACTCATAGGAATCGACATAGCCGAGTACATAGGTGGAAAACTGGGGTTATTCAACTTCTTCTACTACGACACGAAAAAGCCTGGGATATTAAGTGAGCTTCCACCATTCCTGGATGATGCCATAGGGGGATTTATAGCTGGATGTATGAGTAGGCTTTTCCAGGATGAAAGCTTATATTCGTCGAAGAAAGAAGACCCTGGGGATTAA
- a CDS encoding ATP pyrophosphatase, with amino-acid sequence MGKGVAFFSGGKDGLYALYLAEEMGIEVPYLLVLKTSIGLSPHWENLDALKTLAKVMEREILTFDMRRGSKALAEFISSLDVDYLIAGDVYLEDHILWVKSLAEEANVKPLEPLWGRNTRKLAEEMLREGFNWAIIAVDKRKLGKEWLGYTFRSIEDLENFLRANPNVDPLGEVGEFHTVVLNSPLFALNFELKVESIEEDERYWWLRFELREVEKWNLNS; translated from the coding sequence ATGGGTAAGGGTGTAGCTTTCTTTTCTGGAGGTAAAGATGGGCTCTACGCTCTCTACTTAGCTGAAGAAATGGGGATAGAAGTTCCTTATCTCCTCGTGCTTAAAACTAGCATAGGGCTCTCACCGCACTGGGAGAACTTAGATGCCCTAAAAACTCTGGCTAAGGTTATGGAGAGGGAAATCCTAACCTTCGATATGAGGAGGGGGAGCAAAGCTCTAGCTGAATTCATAAGCTCGCTAGATGTTGACTACCTAATAGCTGGCGATGTTTACCTTGAAGATCACATCCTATGGGTAAAGTCGCTAGCGGAGGAAGCCAACGTTAAGCCCCTTGAACCGCTCTGGGGTAGGAACACGAGAAAATTAGCGGAAGAAATGCTTAGGGAGGGATTTAATTGGGCAATAATAGCTGTAGATAAGAGAAAACTCGGGAAGGAGTGGTTAGGCTACACTTTCAGATCTATTGAAGATCTGGAAAACTTTCTTAGGGCTAACCCCAACGTAGATCCCCTGGGAGAGGTGGGAGAGTTCCACACCGTTGTTCTAAACTCCCCACTCTTCGCTTTAAACTTTGAGCTTAAAGTCGAATCCATTGAGGAAGATGAAAGATACTGGTGGCTAAGGTTTGAACTGAGGGAGGTAGAGAAATGGAATTTGAACTCCTAA
- the cbiB gene encoding adenosylcobinamide-phosphate synthase CbiB yields the protein MYELILALGWDLLLGEPPAVVHPVVWFGKLIAFIDSHYSRRSPAIDFLAGLFATLVVLSFAFLLSILPLYAPYPLNYLLSVYLLKSSFAIRSLYEHVRRTMKDDVEEMRKEVSMIVSRDTSKLGREHLISASIESLAENTNDSVVAPLFYYLLFGLPGALVYRAVNTLDAMVGYRTSRYEYFGKFSARLDDILNFLPARITVLLFLPLNPRRVIRYYKMARFKVNSDKPIAAMSAVLGIWLEKPNIYRFPGRDPRMEDIERALKVYVIVVSEWILLLLLGVIL from the coding sequence ATGTACGAGCTCATCCTAGCCCTCGGTTGGGATCTCCTCCTGGGGGAGCCTCCTGCAGTGGTGCACCCGGTAGTCTGGTTCGGGAAGTTAATAGCTTTCATTGACTCCCATTATTCCAGACGCTCCCCTGCAATAGATTTCCTTGCAGGTTTATTTGCAACTCTTGTAGTGCTCTCCTTTGCCTTCTTGCTCTCTATTCTTCCGCTCTACGCTCCCTATCCCTTAAATTATCTCCTCTCAGTCTACCTTCTCAAGAGCTCTTTTGCTATAAGGAGCCTTTACGAGCACGTTAGGAGGACCATGAAGGATGATGTGGAGGAGATGAGGAAGGAGGTTTCCATGATAGTTAGTAGGGATACCTCAAAGCTTGGAAGGGAACATTTGATCTCTGCCTCCATAGAGAGCCTAGCTGAGAATACAAATGACTCCGTTGTCGCTCCCCTCTTCTACTATCTCCTCTTCGGACTCCCTGGGGCCCTTGTTTACAGGGCCGTGAACACCTTGGATGCTATGGTCGGTTACAGGACTAGTAGATATGAATACTTCGGCAAGTTTTCGGCTAGACTCGATGACATCCTTAACTTCCTACCTGCTAGGATAACGGTTCTTCTCTTCCTTCCCCTCAATCCCAGGAGGGTTATTAGATACTATAAGATGGCGAGATTTAAGGTGAACTCTGATAAACCCATAGCAGCTATGAGTGCCGTTCTCGGGATTTGGCTCGAGAAGCCTAACATTTATCGCTTTCCAGGAAGGGATCCCAGGATGGAAGATATAGAGAGGGCCCTTAAAGTTTACGTGATCGTAGTCTCCGAGTGGATATTATTGTTGCTCTTGGGGGTGATCTTATGA
- a CDS encoding aminotransferase class I/II-fold pyridoxal phosphate-dependent enzyme — MRPLNFKVIHGGARKEGLIDFSASVNPYPPEWLSEVFERAKDLSSRYIYYEELEEEFESLIGEPITITAGITEALYLLGILTLRNKRVIIPNHTYGEYERIARMFGAKVIKGPNDPSKLAELVERESVVLFCNPNNPDGKYYTPKELKSLIDAVTDTNSLLILDEAFIDFVKKAKSPSGENLIKLRTFTKSYGVPGIRIGYVIGFSEAFRSVRMPWNIGAVGVAFLEKVIEDEFAHLRRTLPLIWREKERIERRLGVKSDANFFIMNVGDARAVVEKLKKKGILVRDCSSFGLPNYIRFSVRKPEENDKLIEALTSL, encoded by the coding sequence ATGAGACCCCTCAACTTTAAAGTTATCCACGGTGGTGCTAGGAAAGAGGGCTTAATAGACTTCTCGGCTTCAGTGAACCCTTATCCTCCAGAGTGGTTAAGCGAGGTTTTTGAGAGGGCTAAGGATCTTAGTTCAAGGTACATCTACTACGAAGAGCTTGAAGAAGAGTTCGAAAGCCTAATTGGTGAGCCAATCACTATAACCGCTGGAATTACTGAAGCCCTCTACCTTCTTGGTATCTTAACCCTTAGAAACAAAAGGGTAATAATCCCTAACCATACTTACGGCGAGTACGAGAGGATCGCCAGGATGTTTGGTGCTAAGGTCATAAAGGGGCCAAACGATCCTTCAAAGCTGGCTGAGCTCGTTGAAAGGGAAAGCGTCGTGCTCTTCTGCAACCCGAATAATCCCGATGGAAAGTACTACACTCCTAAGGAACTTAAGTCCTTGATTGATGCAGTTACCGATACAAACTCTCTGCTAATCCTGGATGAAGCCTTTATAGACTTCGTGAAGAAAGCTAAAAGTCCCAGTGGAGAGAACTTGATTAAGCTAAGGACTTTCACAAAGAGCTACGGCGTTCCCGGGATAAGGATTGGTTACGTTATTGGCTTCAGTGAAGCCTTTAGAAGCGTAAGGATGCCCTGGAACATAGGTGCAGTTGGAGTTGCTTTCCTGGAAAAGGTAATTGAGGATGAATTTGCACACCTTCGTAGGACACTACCTTTGATATGGAGAGAAAAGGAGAGGATCGAAAGGAGGCTCGGTGTTAAAAGCGATGCTAACTTTTTCATAATGAACGTTGGAGATGCTAGAGCTGTCGTTGAGAAGCTTAAGAAGAAGGGAATACTTGTTAGGGATTGCTCTAGCTTTGGGCTTCCGAATTACATTAGGTTCTCAGTTAGAAAACCCGAGGAAAATGATAAGCTTATCGAGGCTTTAACGTCTCTTTAA
- a CDS encoding NAD-dependent epimerase/dehydratase family protein, with protein MRVLVTGGAGFIGSHLVDRLMEEGYKVRVLDDLSAGSLKNIEGWLGNENFEFIKGDMRDVEIVSKAVKDVDAVFHLAANPEVRIGSQSPELLYETNVLITYNLLNAVRNSGVKYLVFTSSSTVYGDAKVIPTPEDYAPLEPISVYGAAKLAAEALISGYAHTFDFRALIIRLANIIGKRSNHGVIYDFINKLKANPNELEILGDGTQRKSYLHISDTIDGIMKLFEHFLNGEERVDFYNLGNEDWITVKEIAEIVSEEMNLNPRFKFTGGVDGGRGWKGDVKLMLLSIEKAKRTGWKPRMNSYEAVRKTVREMLEENI; from the coding sequence ATGAGGGTTCTCGTAACTGGAGGGGCTGGCTTCATAGGTTCCCATCTCGTCGACAGGCTCATGGAGGAAGGGTACAAGGTTAGGGTTCTCGATGACCTGAGCGCTGGAAGCTTGAAGAACATAGAGGGGTGGCTAGGTAACGAGAACTTCGAGTTCATAAAAGGTGACATGAGGGATGTTGAGATAGTTAGCAAAGCTGTAAAGGATGTTGATGCTGTTTTTCACTTAGCGGCCAACCCTGAGGTCAGGATAGGTTCCCAAAGCCCCGAGTTGCTTTATGAGACTAACGTTCTAATAACCTATAACCTTCTCAATGCAGTCAGGAACTCGGGCGTTAAATACCTTGTCTTTACGAGCTCCTCAACCGTATATGGGGATGCTAAGGTAATACCAACTCCCGAGGATTACGCACCCCTCGAGCCGATAAGCGTTTATGGGGCCGCTAAGTTGGCCGCTGAAGCTTTAATCAGCGGTTACGCTCACACTTTTGACTTTAGGGCCTTGATAATAAGGTTAGCAAACATAATAGGGAAGAGGTCGAACCATGGAGTTATATACGACTTCATAAATAAACTGAAAGCCAACCCCAACGAGCTAGAAATCCTTGGAGATGGAACCCAGAGGAAGAGCTATCTCCACATTTCAGACACGATTGATGGAATAATGAAGCTCTTCGAGCACTTCCTTAATGGGGAGGAGAGAGTTGACTTCTATAACCTGGGAAACGAGGATTGGATAACGGTTAAGGAAATAGCCGAGATAGTTAGCGAGGAGATGAACCTTAATCCGAGGTTTAAATTCACTGGAGGGGTGGATGGAGGGAGAGGTTGGAAGGGGGATGTCAAGCTAATGTTACTCAGCATAGAGAAGGCCAAGAGAACTGGCTGGAAACCCAGGATGAACAGTTACGAAGCCGTCAGGAAAACCGTTAGGGAGATGCTCGAAGAAAATATTTAG
- a CDS encoding ATP-binding protein: MNSRLLLLYGRRKTGKTFYVRERAEYARYFIVTKSRRLIDITTREEIREQEFRRLLPYLLRQGERIVLDEFHRLSDKTFSLLQGLSGLGSLILITSTMHYFRSIVGKNSPILGLFELKNVSLVDPRDAIVFSNSLGFKGREMLEVACLVRESWIVPKLERVKGDIFNSLDEELRIYVPHLVGEVFEEEDIAFTSRYSGILEAVADGRNSTSEISSYLFSLGLIEKDNPGLISQYLKNLVETGLLVSRLVFGKRRKAFKYRHASPLIDLAFYMPSLNQMLERVRERFLRARLPTYMEWFFEELLEKHFGMQPVKIAKPELEVDIALADFKKIKVVGEVKWKENVGERDIRNTEEKLGKFRDDRRIMIVPEKDVLKREPRGIEVWDWRDFIKVDASLKSFKSSEYS, from the coding sequence TTGAATTCGAGGTTGCTCTTACTCTATGGGCGTAGAAAGACTGGGAAAACCTTCTACGTGAGGGAAAGGGCCGAATATGCAAGATATTTCATAGTAACGAAGAGTAGGAGGCTCATTGACATAACGACGAGGGAGGAGATAAGGGAGCAAGAATTTAGAAGGTTATTACCTTATCTTCTAAGGCAAGGGGAGAGAATAGTCCTTGATGAGTTCCATAGGCTCAGTGATAAAACTTTCTCACTGTTACAAGGGCTTAGCGGTCTTGGGAGTTTAATTTTAATAACGTCAACTATGCACTATTTTAGGAGTATTGTCGGTAAGAACAGTCCGATTCTAGGGCTCTTTGAGCTTAAGAATGTTAGCTTGGTAGATCCTAGAGATGCGATAGTGTTCTCCAACTCCCTGGGATTTAAAGGAAGGGAGATGTTAGAGGTGGCTTGCTTAGTGAGGGAGTCCTGGATAGTTCCAAAGTTGGAGAGGGTTAAGGGGGATATCTTTAACTCCCTAGACGAGGAGCTAAGAATTTACGTGCCACATCTGGTTGGGGAAGTATTCGAGGAGGAGGATATAGCATTCACGAGCAGATATTCTGGAATCCTTGAGGCGGTTGCTGATGGTAGGAACTCCACGTCGGAAATATCTAGCTATCTATTCTCCCTGGGCCTGATAGAGAAGGATAACCCAGGACTGATATCTCAATACTTGAAGAACCTAGTTGAGACTGGATTGCTTGTAAGTAGACTGGTGTTTGGAAAGAGGAGGAAAGCCTTTAAGTATAGACATGCTTCTCCATTAATCGATTTAGCCTTCTATATGCCTTCTTTGAATCAGATGCTGGAAAGAGTACGGGAGAGGTTTTTGAGGGCGAGACTGCCAACTTACATGGAGTGGTTCTTCGAGGAATTATTGGAGAAGCATTTTGGAATGCAACCCGTGAAGATAGCAAAGCCCGAACTTGAGGTTGATATAGCTTTGGCTGATTTCAAGAAGATTAAGGTCGTTGGTGAGGTAAAGTGGAAGGAAAACGTCGGGGAGAGGGATATAAGGAATACAGAGGAGAAGCTTGGCAAGTTCAGGGATGATAGGAGGATAATGATAGTCCCAGAAAAGGATGTCCTCAAAAGGGAACCTAGGGGAATAGAGGTCTGGGACTGGAGGGATTTCATTAAAGTAGACGCTTCCCTGAAAAGTTTTAAATCCTCGGAATATAGCTAG
- a CDS encoding sugar phosphate nucleotidyltransferase: MKVLIMAGGYATRLWPITKDNPKALLPLGNKTILEYILEKVRELDVDVYISTNRFFAEKFRKYDVELIVEDTVHEEEKLGTIAAMRNALNILGEDDYLIVAGDNVFSFSLKDFVDNFSGKTLIAVYDVGDFELAKRYGVVVLEKDRVIDFEEKPANPKSTLISTGVYLFPRDVMKLLNEYLEDGNKDSPGYFLQWLLKRGEEIRAYRFDGYWYDIGSADSYLEAMKTLLKESYIEEIQISPYAKIIPPVVIKKGTKIMGRSIIGPYAYIGEECIIENSDISDSIIFPRTVIRNSTIWRSIIDEKCEIRNLELRKSLVGGHAKIQRGD, translated from the coding sequence GTGAAGGTCCTCATAATGGCCGGAGGCTATGCGACGAGGCTTTGGCCGATAACCAAGGATAATCCCAAGGCCCTCCTACCCTTAGGTAATAAGACGATACTAGAGTACATCCTCGAGAAGGTTAGGGAGCTGGATGTTGACGTTTACATCTCAACAAATAGGTTCTTTGCTGAGAAGTTCAGGAAGTACGATGTAGAGCTTATAGTCGAGGATACCGTTCATGAGGAGGAAAAGCTAGGAACTATAGCCGCTATGAGGAATGCCCTTAACATCCTGGGCGAGGATGATTACCTAATAGTTGCCGGCGATAACGTGTTCTCCTTCTCCCTTAAGGACTTCGTTGATAACTTCTCTGGGAAAACCCTTATAGCGGTTTACGACGTTGGTGATTTTGAGCTAGCAAAGAGGTATGGAGTTGTAGTCCTTGAGAAGGATAGGGTTATAGACTTCGAGGAGAAGCCCGCTAATCCCAAGAGTACACTGATAAGCACCGGGGTTTACCTCTTCCCTAGGGATGTCATGAAGCTCCTTAATGAATACCTCGAGGATGGGAACAAGGATTCCCCCGGCTACTTCCTCCAGTGGCTCCTTAAGAGAGGGGAGGAGATAAGGGCTTACAGGTTCGATGGCTACTGGTACGACATAGGTTCCGCGGATAGTTACCTTGAAGCAATGAAGACCCTGCTTAAGGAGAGCTACATAGAGGAGATCCAGATAAGCCCCTACGCAAAGATAATACCTCCGGTGGTTATAAAGAAGGGGACTAAGATAATGGGGAGATCGATAATAGGCCCCTACGCCTACATAGGCGAGGAATGCATAATAGAGAATTCTGATATAAGCGATTCCATAATATTCCCGAGGACTGTGATAAGGAACTCCACTATATGGCGCTCTATTATAGATGAAAAGTGCGAGATAAGGAACCTCGAGCTGAGGAAGAGCCTAGTTGGAGGCCACGCAAAGATCCAGAGGGGAGATTAA
- a CDS encoding DUF1616 domain-containing protein: protein MRKYWDLISVIVLSLLLDLIIFVAPDSIIRKILGLAFVLFFPGYVFVTSLFPERKELDNLERLALSFGLSIAIVPLIGLVLNYTPWGIRLIPILVSLTIFVVVFSIIAMYRRKNAIKPWIPWITIEDLKRELEWEEASTVDKALTVILIIAIVASIGVLAYVITHPKPGEAFTEFYILGPKGKASDYPTKLFVGQNGTVIIGIVNHEHRNVTYYVEIWLVNLTYNFTTNETTIHEMYLMHTFNVTLPPIPVNIEGNWTPQFETNYTFSINRPGRWQVWFLLFKDREPPIPKECLEGENCADSEAWRILEAINGTIQSLKLNVQVKGI, encoded by the coding sequence ATGAGGAAGTACTGGGATCTGATAAGCGTAATAGTCCTATCCCTCCTGTTAGATCTAATAATCTTCGTTGCCCCAGATAGCATTATAAGGAAAATCCTGGGGTTAGCCTTCGTTCTCTTCTTCCCCGGCTACGTCTTCGTTACATCCCTATTCCCCGAGAGGAAAGAGCTGGATAACCTCGAAAGGTTAGCATTGAGCTTCGGACTCAGCATAGCCATAGTTCCACTGATAGGATTGGTTCTTAACTACACCCCCTGGGGGATAAGGTTAATACCGATCCTAGTTTCCTTAACAATTTTCGTCGTTGTCTTTTCCATAATAGCGATGTACAGGAGGAAGAATGCGATAAAGCCTTGGATACCCTGGATAACCATTGAGGATCTTAAGAGGGAGCTCGAATGGGAGGAAGCGAGCACAGTGGATAAGGCCCTCACCGTGATCCTCATCATAGCTATAGTTGCATCTATCGGAGTTCTCGCTTACGTTATAACGCATCCAAAGCCAGGTGAAGCCTTTACCGAATTTTACATACTAGGGCCAAAGGGAAAAGCGAGTGATTATCCTACAAAGCTCTTCGTAGGCCAGAATGGGACGGTAATAATAGGGATAGTGAACCACGAGCACAGGAACGTCACTTACTACGTCGAGATATGGTTGGTAAATTTAACCTACAACTTCACGACAAACGAAACTACGATACACGAGATGTACCTGATGCACACCTTTAACGTAACGCTCCCCCCGATCCCCGTGAACATAGAGGGTAACTGGACGCCGCAGTTCGAAACTAACTACACCTTCAGCATAAACAGGCCGGGAAGATGGCAAGTGTGGTTCCTCCTGTTCAAGGATAGGGAACCGCCAATACCTAAGGAATGCTTAGAAGGTGAGAACTGTGCTGACAGCGAGGCATGGAGGATACTTGAAGCAATAAATGGGACGATACAGAGCCTAAAGCTCAACGTTCAAGTTAAGGGAATTTAA
- a CDS encoding Ig-like domain-containing protein, which yields MRKLLALLLLTVLIGPVVAEVRQVPLSEVRENDEGYYLFFSTLLKLSGEALEDVAEENLNSTLPQRIQGIINATLVESQLYGSSRIEDFLPPFITLGEGIMEISDGQRMILNSTSLPEKLSGLSMMSKGVEKCEISISEISGLKFKMSNGTFKYLDVSKVKDELDKVKDLVRTYSFILQRREGKEFVLYTSDLNPFVLENVSFYGFAPNFSRVTIFIGNESLEAELRNDRFYANYTFLKPGLYRVYALGVKENKSLVTSNSLTLNVTRISTRIVVPRLVTARIFENFTVNGSLVDYYGRYVSGSIFVNGKELRVNGTFSIRFSFSKYGNYSITIFYPGSEVYSPSKAEVKLTILRLPVNLSISVDKDKVRKGESIRVEGNISLGGVPVKVCVDEECFSTLSREGKFNATVKMNETGSHEIYAVFEGSELYEPAKSNVVEVEVYSYPILEVSLVLASLFLGYLLLNLPKRRRRGIIVDYEEIKALLKEEKKEEIERRKGIRDYYRNLYFRLIKTLNLSRSTTPRELLSLFKGKEIYEGLREVTLIHERSVYGMKRLRVEEVKRFFRALASVIISLILGEGR from the coding sequence ATGAGAAAGCTCTTAGCGCTACTACTCCTAACAGTACTCATAGGTCCGGTTGTAGCTGAAGTTAGACAGGTACCACTTAGCGAGGTTAGGGAAAATGATGAGGGGTATTATCTATTCTTCTCCACTCTCCTGAAGCTCAGCGGGGAGGCCCTTGAGGATGTTGCGGAGGAAAATTTGAACTCAACCCTTCCTCAGAGGATTCAGGGAATAATTAACGCAACCCTTGTAGAATCTCAACTCTACGGTAGCTCGAGGATCGAGGATTTTCTACCTCCTTTCATCACCCTGGGAGAGGGAATAATGGAGATCTCTGATGGGCAGAGGATGATCCTTAACTCAACTTCACTTCCTGAAAAGCTTTCGGGGCTTTCCATGATGAGTAAAGGGGTTGAGAAGTGCGAGATCTCAATCTCGGAGATATCTGGGCTTAAGTTCAAGATGAGCAACGGAACGTTCAAATACCTGGATGTTTCAAAAGTTAAAGATGAGTTAGACAAGGTTAAAGACCTCGTGAGGACTTATAGTTTCATTCTACAGAGAAGGGAGGGGAAGGAATTCGTCCTGTACACTTCCGACTTAAACCCCTTTGTCCTGGAGAACGTGAGCTTTTACGGCTTTGCTCCCAATTTCTCTAGGGTTACAATTTTCATTGGAAACGAGAGCTTGGAGGCAGAGCTAAGAAATGATAGGTTCTACGCGAACTACACGTTCTTAAAACCTGGCCTTTACAGGGTTTATGCCCTCGGGGTTAAGGAGAATAAAAGTTTAGTTACATCAAATTCCCTAACGTTAAACGTTACAAGGATCTCGACGAGGATAGTAGTCCCTCGACTTGTTACCGCTAGGATCTTTGAGAACTTCACCGTCAATGGTAGCCTTGTTGACTACTATGGGAGATATGTCAGCGGCTCGATATTCGTCAATGGGAAGGAGCTTAGGGTTAACGGAACTTTTTCAATAAGGTTTAGCTTCTCCAAATACGGGAACTACAGCATAACTATTTTTTACCCGGGAAGTGAAGTTTACTCCCCCTCGAAAGCTGAGGTTAAGCTTACCATACTCAGGTTACCGGTTAACTTGAGCATCTCCGTGGATAAGGATAAGGTTAGGAAGGGGGAATCCATAAGGGTTGAAGGGAACATAAGCCTTGGGGGTGTCCCTGTTAAGGTGTGCGTTGATGAAGAATGCTTTTCAACTCTTTCCAGGGAAGGGAAGTTTAATGCTACCGTTAAGATGAACGAAACAGGGAGTCACGAGATTTACGCGGTCTTCGAGGGGAGCGAGCTTTACGAGCCCGCTAAGTCGAACGTTGTTGAGGTTGAGGTCTACTCCTATCCAATCCTTGAGGTTTCCCTAGTCTTAGCTTCCCTGTTCCTGGGTTACTTACTGCTCAACCTACCAAAAAGGAGGAGAAGGGGAATTATAGTTGACTATGAGGAGATAAAAGCCCTACTTAAGGAGGAAAAGAAGGAAGAAATTGAGAGAAGGAAGGGAATAAGGGATTACTACAGGAATCTATACTTTAGGCTGATAAAAACATTAAACTTGAGCAGAAGCACAACGCCCAGGGAGTTGCTTTCCCTGTTCAAGGGTAAGGAAATATACGAGGGATTGAGGGAGGTTACCTTGATACACGAGAGGAGCGTTTACGGGATGAAGAGGTTAAGGGTTGAAGAAGTTAAGAGGTTCTTCAGGGCCTTAGCTAGTGTTATCATCTCCCTCATCCTGGGTGAGGGAAGATGA